The sequence below is a genomic window from Barrientosiimonas humi.
CAGCTGCTGCTGGGTGAGTCCGTGCTCGCGGCGCAGGGTGCGCAGGAGGGCGGCGCGCTGGTCCATGTGCCGAGTATCACTGCCCCGGGGGCTGGTGCTCGGAGGCCGGGACGGTCGTCTCGCAGGGCGAGGAAGGTCCAGGCCTGCTGCACGGGCGGGGGAGCGACCTGGGAGACTGCCGCTCATGACCCCCGACCAGGCCGAGCAGGTGTCGGCGACGCCGGCGTTCTTCCTGGCCGGTGGCACGGGCATCTCGGCCGAGACGCTGGGCAACATGATCCTCGGGCAGTTCCCGACGGTGTCGTTCCAGACCCGCAAGATCCCCTTCATCAAGTCGGTCGAGCAGGCCCGCCAGGTGGTGGCGCTGGTCGACGCGGCCAAGACCGACGCGGTCACCCCGCTGGTCTTCTCCACGGTGGCCGACGAGGAGATCCGCGCCGAGCTGATGAAGACGGTGTGCGCGTTCATCGACCTGTTCGGCTCGCACCTGGACATGGTCGAGCGGGTGCTGCACGTCAACGCCGCCCACGACGTCGGGAGCGTGCACGGCATCGCCGACCAGCGGGCGTACGAGGCCCGGATGAAGGCCATCGACTACTCCATGGAGCACGACGACGGGCAGAGCCTGCGCGCGCTGGAGCAGGCCGACCTGATCCTCGTCGCGCCGTCCCGGTGCGGCAAGACGCCTACGTCGATGTACCTCGCGATCCAGCACGGCCTCAAGGTCGCGAACTACCCGTTGGTCGAGGAGGACTTCGAGTCCAGCGACCTGCCCCGCCCGATCCGGCCGTACGCCGACCGCATCTTCGGCCTGTTGTCGACCCCGCAGCGGCTGAGCCAGGTGCGCAGCGAGCGCCGACCGGGCTCGCGCTACGCCACGCTCGCGCAGTGCAGCTACGAGCTGCGCCGGGCCGAGGCGCTCTACGCCACCCACCGCATCCCCTCGGTCAGCTCGGCGAACATGTCCGTCGAGGAGATCGCCGCGGTGATCCTGCAGAACCTCGACCAGCGCCCACGCAGCTGAACCCGGCCGCGACGACCCCAGAGCAGCACCTCGGAAGGACACCGCAGATGACACGCAACGTGGAGTGGTTCGCCGACCTCGGCCTCGACGACGTCGAGCGGGTCGGGGGCAAGAACGCCTCCCTCGGCGAGATGGTGCAGCACCTGGCCAAGGCCGGGGTGCAGGTGCCCGACGGCTTCGCCACGACGGCCGAGGCCTACCGCCGCTTCCTGACCGAGGGCGGGCTCGCCGACGACATCAACGCCCAGCTGCGCGCCCTCGACGTCGACGACGTGCGCGAGCTGGCCCGGGTCGGCCGCAGCATCCGCGAGACCATCGAGTCCCACCCCTTCCCGGAGGACCTCGAGCAGGACATCCGCGCCAGCTACGACCGGCTGGTCGAGGAGAACGGCGAGGAGGTCTCCTGGGCGGTGCGCTCCAGCGCGACCGCCGAGGACCTGCCCGACGCGAGCTTCGCGGGGCAGCAGGAGACCTTCCTCAACATCAAGGGCATCGACAACGTCCTCCACGCGATCAAGCTGGTCTACGCCTCGCTCTACAACGACCGGGCGATCGCCTACCGCGTGCACAGCAACTTCGACCACGAGGCCGTCGCGCTGTCGGCCGGCATCCAGCGGATGGTCCGCTCCGACGTGGGCGCCTCGGGCGTGATGTTCACGATCGACACGGAGTCCGGCTTCGACGACGCCGTGTTCATCACCTCGTCATACGGCCTCGGCGAGGCGGTCGTGCAGGGCGCCGTCAACCCCGACGAGTTCTACGTCTACAAGCCGGCGCTGCGCGCCGGCCGCCCGGCGATCCTCAAGCGCGGCGTGGGCTCCAAGGCCATCAAGATGGTCTACACCGACGACGCCGGGGTCGGGCGCACCACCGAGTTCATCGACGTCGAGGAGGCCGAGCGCCCGCTGCTGTCGCTGACCGACGACGAAGTCACCCAGCTGGCCGAGTACGCCCTCAAGATCGAGGAGCACTACGGCCGCCCGATGGACATCGAGTGGGGCAAGGACGGCGTCGACGGCGGGCTGTACATCCTGCAGGCCCGGCCCGAGACGGTGAAGTCACGCCAGGCCGGCTCGACCCTGCAGCGGTTCAGCCTCGCCGAGCGCGGCACGGTCGCGGTCGAGGGCCGCGCCATCGGCCAGAAGATCGGCGCCGGCGCCGTGCGCACGCTGCGCTCGGTCGAGGACATGCACGAGTTCCAGACCGGCGAGGTGCTGGTCGCCGACATGACCGACCCCGACTGGGAGCCGATCATGAAGCGCGCCAGCGCGATCGTCACCAACCGCGGTGGGCGCACCTGCCACGCGGCGATCATCGCCCGCGAGCTGGGCATCCCGGCCGTGGTCGGCACCGGCAGCGCCACCTCCACGCTGACCGACGGTCAGGAGGTCACGGTCTCGGCGGCCGAGGGCGACACCGGCTTCGTCTACGAGGGCAAGCTGGACTTCTCGGTCGACGAGACCTCGCTGGACTCCATGCCCGACATCCCGGTCGGCATCATGATGAACGTCGGCACCCCCGACCAGGCGTTCGAGTTCTCCCGGCTGCCCAACAAGGGCATCGGCCTGGCGCGCCTGGAGTTCATCATCAACCGGCAGATCGGCATCCACCCCAAGGCGCTGCTCGACCTCGAGGCCGGCGGCGGCAACCTCTCGCCCGAGCTCAAGGCCGAGATCGAGGCGCTGACCGCGGCCTACGACAGCCCGCGCGAGTTCTTCGTCAAGCGGGTCGCCGAGGGCGTCTCGATGCTGGCGGCCGCCTTCGCGCCCGAGCCGGTCATCGTGCGCATGTCCGACTTCAAGTCCAACGAGTACGCCAACCTCGTCGGCGGGACGGCGTACGAGCCGGACGAGGAGAACCCGATGATCGGCTACCGCGGCGCCTCGCGGTACCTGTCGGAGGACTTCGCCGAGTGCTTCGCGATGGAGTGCGCGGCGCTGCGCCACGTGCGCGACGAGATGGGCCTCACCAACGTCAAGGTGATGATCCCCTTCGTGCGCACCCTCGGGGAGGCCCAGGGCGTCACCGACCTGCTGGCCGAGCACGGGCTCGAGCGCGGCAAGAACGACCTGCAGGTCGTGATGATGTGCGAGATCCCGAGCAACGCGGTCAACGCCGCCGAGTTCCTCGAGTTCTTCGACGGGTTCTCGATCGGCTCCAACGACATGACCCAGCTGACGCTGGGGCTGGACCGCGACTCCTCGCTGGTCGCCGACAAGTTCGACGAGCGCGACCCGGCCGTCAAGCAGATGCTCAGCATGGCCATCACCGCCTGCCTCGACCAGGGCAAGTACGTCGGCATCTGCGGCCAGGGCCCCAGCGACCACCCCGACCTCGCGGAGTGGCTGATGGAGCAGGGCATCCAGACGATGTCGCTCAACCCCGACACCGTGGTCGAGACGTGGATGCGGCTGGCCCGCAAGGTCGGCACCGCGCCGGCGGAGGAGTCCGAGGCGCCCGCAGGCTCGTGAGCCCGGCGGGGGCGTGCTGCGCGGGCCGGCGGCCTAGTCGTCGGACAGCGTCATCGAGACGATGCGCCGCCCGGCCAGCAGCACGCCGCCGGCGAGCACCACGAGCGCGGCGAGGACGGCGTACGCCGTGGGCACGGGCTGAGCGGCCTCGGCCGTGACGTCGCTGGCCGCCTGGAGCACCGAGGTGCCCCAGCTGCGCGCCGACAGCCACTTCGTCGGGCCGATCAGCCCGGCGATGGTCGACTCCCAGATCAGCCAGTAGGCCAGCGCGCCCACCACGCTGCGCCGCAGCGCGACCGCGAGCGCGGTGAAGATCCCGACGTACGCCACACCCGAGACCGCGCTGCCCGCCACGATCGCGAGGGGCAGGCCGTCGCCGGGATGCAGCACCATCGCCGAGATCCCGAGCGGCAGCACGCCGAACACCACCACCGCGCCGAGGATCACCAGGGCCTTGCTCAGCACCAGGGCCACCCGCGAGATCGGCTTCACCAGCAGCTGGATGATCGAGCCGTCGTCGAACTCCGTGGAGATCAGCGTGGTGGTGCAGATCAGCGTGACGACCGGCACGACCACGCCGATGCCGAAGGTGCTCAGGAAGTTCTGGGTGGCGGTGCCGTCCATCGCCGCGAACCGCTGCTGCACCAGGGTGAGCGCGATGAGCAGCACCGGCAGCGCGAGCAGCAGGAGCACCCGGGCGCGGCCGAGGAGCGAGCGCAGCGCCAGGCGCACGACCGGTCCGCTCAGCGGGGACGTGCCGCTCGGCGCGGCGTTGCCGGCGGGCAGGGGGCCGGGCGGGGCCGGCTGCGGGGTGGCGGGCGGTGGGGTCGTCATGCGTTCACCAGGTAGGAGAAGACGCTCTCGAGCGACTCGTCGGTCGGCGTGAGCTCGAGCAGCCGGATGT
It includes:
- a CDS encoding pyruvate, water dikinase regulatory protein; the encoded protein is MTPDQAEQVSATPAFFLAGGTGISAETLGNMILGQFPTVSFQTRKIPFIKSVEQARQVVALVDAAKTDAVTPLVFSTVADEEIRAELMKTVCAFIDLFGSHLDMVERVLHVNAAHDVGSVHGIADQRAYEARMKAIDYSMEHDDGQSLRALEQADLILVAPSRCGKTPTSMYLAIQHGLKVANYPLVEEDFESSDLPRPIRPYADRIFGLLSTPQRLSQVRSERRPGSRYATLAQCSYELRRAEALYATHRIPSVSSANMSVEEIAAVILQNLDQRPRS
- the ppsA gene encoding phosphoenolpyruvate synthase — protein: MTRNVEWFADLGLDDVERVGGKNASLGEMVQHLAKAGVQVPDGFATTAEAYRRFLTEGGLADDINAQLRALDVDDVRELARVGRSIRETIESHPFPEDLEQDIRASYDRLVEENGEEVSWAVRSSATAEDLPDASFAGQQETFLNIKGIDNVLHAIKLVYASLYNDRAIAYRVHSNFDHEAVALSAGIQRMVRSDVGASGVMFTIDTESGFDDAVFITSSYGLGEAVVQGAVNPDEFYVYKPALRAGRPAILKRGVGSKAIKMVYTDDAGVGRTTEFIDVEEAERPLLSLTDDEVTQLAEYALKIEEHYGRPMDIEWGKDGVDGGLYILQARPETVKSRQAGSTLQRFSLAERGTVAVEGRAIGQKIGAGAVRTLRSVEDMHEFQTGEVLVADMTDPDWEPIMKRASAIVTNRGGRTCHAAIIARELGIPAVVGTGSATSTLTDGQEVTVSAAEGDTGFVYEGKLDFSVDETSLDSMPDIPVGIMMNVGTPDQAFEFSRLPNKGIGLARLEFIINRQIGIHPKALLDLEAGGGNLSPELKAEIEALTAAYDSPREFFVKRVAEGVSMLAAAFAPEPVIVRMSDFKSNEYANLVGGTAYEPDEENPMIGYRGASRYLSEDFAECFAMECAALRHVRDEMGLTNVKVMIPFVRTLGEAQGVTDLLAEHGLERGKNDLQVVMMCEIPSNAVNAAEFLEFFDGFSIGSNDMTQLTLGLDRDSSLVADKFDERDPAVKQMLSMAITACLDQGKYVGICGQGPSDHPDLAEWLMEQGIQTMSLNPDTVVETWMRLARKVGTAPAEESEAPAGS
- a CDS encoding ABC transporter permease, encoding MTTPPPATPQPAPPGPLPAGNAAPSGTSPLSGPVVRLALRSLLGRARVLLLLALPVLLIALTLVQQRFAAMDGTATQNFLSTFGIGVVVPVVTLICTTTLISTEFDDGSIIQLLVKPISRVALVLSKALVILGAVVVFGVLPLGISAMVLHPGDGLPLAIVAGSAVSGVAYVGIFTALAVALRRSVVGALAYWLIWESTIAGLIGPTKWLSARSWGTSVLQAASDVTAEAAQPVPTAYAVLAALVVLAGGVLLAGRRIVSMTLSDD